The genomic segment ACAGGAGACAAAGATGCATCCAGAGCGCTCTTTGGAGTCAGATCAGGTGACATCTGGCTTCCAGGAGATACTGCTGCAACCGTAACACCGGTTTTAAAATCAACAGCTTGCAGTAGATTGTTGTCCATAGGGTAGTCCCGCTTTCCAAGAATTGAAGGCTTCACTTCCTGGAACTAcggaagaaaaaaagcaaaaacaagctATAGTCATATAACTGAAACATACTTGCAGATCCAAAACCAGCGTATCTTAAAACATGAAAACTACATCAAATATTTGTCAGATGATTGTCATTCATATAAAATGTAGTTCTTCAGGTTTTTAGTCACCTGCGTTACAGGTAGAGAACGATTAACAGCATCAACAGTGTTGGAAAACGCGATAGTGGTCTGTTTGGGAAAAGGCCTCTCCTGCTTCTGTATGAGTGGTTGCGGCTGCTGCACCCTCTGTGATTGCTGCATCTGAAGTGGCTGAGTTTGAGCTGTCAGCATATCCGGTCTCACCACTGCACCATTTCCAGCAAAACTATGAGGCTGGTTAGCACCAATCACATTAGGAGTTGTCCCGAGACCTGCATTACTGCCAAACCCGTAAAAACCACCATTGAAGTTATTTACAGGCTGCTGCACCTGTGGAGGTTCTTCCCTAACAACGCCCGCCCTGAGCAAAAACTGCTCCAAAGTCATCTCTCCCAGCGTTTGTTGCCTCTGCGGAATCCCACTTGTCCCAACATTACCAACACCATTTCCAATGTCATCCTCCTTCATCAACTCTTTCCAGACATCATCAACAGTTCTCTGACTAATGGTACGAGGCAGAGTAAGTGACCCTTGTCTCTGCAAACTCCCACCATTGAAAAAACCACCACCAGTTTCTCCTCCCACACCAACAACAGATACAcctccattgttgttgttaatagCAGCGTTCCCGTTATTACCACcattgttgatgttgttgaaaCCGGTGTTATTCCCCATCAATGAGTGGCTTTCCTCTGCAGTCCATATGTTCTTCAAGAGCTCTTCCATGTTCATGGACCCAAACTCTTTCCCAATACCACCACCCCATGAGTTCTGAAACTCATCAAAGGTTAACGAGAACACCGAGTTCTGTCTCNNNNNNNNNNNNNNNNNNNNNNNNNNNNNNNNNNNNNNNNNNNNNNNNNNNNNNNNNNNNNNNNNNNNNNNNNNNNNNNNNNNNNNNNNNNNNNNNNNNNNNNNNNNNNNNNNNNNNNNNNNNNNNNNNNNNNNNNNNNNNNNNNNNNNNNNNNNNNNNNNNNNNNNNNNNNNNNNNNNNNNNNNNNNNNNNNNNNNNNNNNNNNNNNNNNNNNNNNNNNNNNNNNNNNNNNNNNNNNNNNNNNNNNNNNNNNNNNNNNNNNNNNNNNNNNNNNNNNNNNNNNNNNNNNNNNNNNNNNNNNNNNNNNNNNNNNNNNNNNNNNNNNNNNNNNNNNNNNNNNNNNNNNNNNNNNNNNNNNNNNNNNNNNNNNNNNNNNNNNNNNNNNNNNNNNNNNNNNNNNNNNNNNNNNNNNNNNNNNNNNNNNNNNNNNNNNNNNNNNNNNNNNNNNNNNNNNNNNNNNNNNNNNNNNNNNNNNNNNNNNNNNNNNNNNNNNNNNNNNNNNNNNNNNNNNNNNNNNNNNNNNNNNNNNNNNNNNNNNNNNNNNNNNNNNNNNNNNNNNNNNNNNNNNNNNNNNNNNNNNNNNNNNNNNNNNNNNNNNNNNNNNNNNNNNNNNNNNNNNNNNNNNNNNNNNNNNNNNNNNNNNNNNNNNNNNNNNNNNNNNNNNNNNNNNNNNNNNNNNNNNNNNNNNNNNNNNNNNNNNNNNNNNNNNNNNNNNNNNNNNNNNNNNNNNNNNNNNNNNNNNNNNNNNNNNNNNNNNNNNNNNNNNNNNNNNNNNNNNNNNNNNNNNNNNNNNNNNNNNNNNNNNNNNNNNNNNNNNNNNNNNNNNNNNNNNNNNNNNNNNNNNNNNNNNNNNNNNNNNNNNNNNNNNNNNNNNNNNNNNNNNNNNNNNNNNNNNNNNNNNNNNNNNNNNNNNNNNNNNNNNNNNNNNNNNNNNNNNNNNNNNNNNNNNNNNNNNNNaaaaaaaaaaaaaaaaaaaaaaaaaggaagtttttatttttcctaacctttcaaaaaagaaataattccACTTTGAGAAAGAAATAATACCTGAAAtggtcagagagagagagagagagagagagaggagagaggtCGACAAGTGTCCATGGCGTGACACTCGTCGTTCATATAAAAGGTGGGTTGTTTTGTTTGGATGCGGAGATTATTTTATTCTCGATaaggtttattattattttattttagccAATGTCCTCAATTTGACGTCAGATCGTGCGTGAGCCGTTGAGATTGGGCAACGTGGTCCAATGAACAAACGCTGCTTTTTTCCTCATATCATTATCATTTTTTGCGTTTCCCACGAATAGCAGTTCGCAATGTGGTAAGATCACGGCCGTTCGTATTTTCTAAACGGTATCATTAATTACGAGACCAAGTACTATCACTTCTAGTATAAAATTAGATAACTTTTTAACCAATAAAattttttgaatgaaaaataattagCCGGATGATTTTTTAGGTAGAGATTTTGCATAATTATTTAAACATAATCCTCtcaactcttttttcttttcaacattTACAAACAAAGGTAATGTATggtctaattaaaaaaattaaaaatatttatatgatattttatctTGAAAGGTTTCATTGGCTAAGAGATGTATATAGATGTATTGTAGGAACATTACTTTTGTATTATGGAGAATTATTTATTCATTTgactatatttttgtaattcgGCGCTTACAGATTCTTTGGGAAAGCTTAGTGGAATTCACTCAGTTTCAGTTGGACAGTTTTAGAGCTTTGATCCTTCTCTCATTCCCTTTATAAACTTTTACTTTAGGTCTtggcttttgtttcttctgttcttaAGTCCTAGTTTCCGGAATTGTGTTACTTGCCGGCTTAAGCTTCTAGGGATGGTCCTTTATCCGCTGGCTTTAGTTTCCAGGGTTATGTTGTTAACCGCTGGCTTTAGTTTTCGGGATTATGTTGTTAACCGCCGTTTTTGTATGCTTAACACTTCTTCAATGAAAAAattcagatgaaaaaaaaaaaaaaaaagactatattTTTGTAGCACCAAgtcttaattaatttgtatatttgtgttTGCAAGGTAAAAATTAGTCCATATAGTCTGGACTCTAGAGTTTTTAACATGTAAAATCAAATCCAGTTCTTCGTTGTCAATCAAATCATGGTCCCGACAAAGAGCTTCTCAAGATCGAGGGGAACTACCGACACTACatggattttttatatattctgaTGATCCATAActcaaaacaaattttctatctACGACTACTACTAGTTGAACCATAGAAAGTTTAGTTGTATTGatccaaaaacgacttatataTCTTAGAGAGCTAGTTAACaaactatattataaacatTTCGTAAACCATGTTTTTTCATTGATCCCCTTATACGAGATATAGCATTCACTAACACTTTTCTTATAAACTACATACCACTCTTATCTTACAAACTGATGGACTTATTACCATAGGATGGAAtggagaaatgaagaaaaagaaacaacgtCCATTAAAATTACAGGGATCGCATTCCTCTGGCAAATTAAATCAACTGTGGAGTGGTCCGCATTAACATCATTCACCACAACTACTACAAAAGATGCGTAGAGAGAGTTTTAAGATTACATATTAGaaaagatattatataaaatgaaaaaggaaaaaaatattatacgataagattttttaaaagtcggaagaaaagaaaaaaaaaaattggagggATGGAGGGAGCGGATGAACAGTCCAGAATCTTTATCACGTTTGCTGCACCTACAAAAGGTATGGGCATATGCCACGTGGTCCACTCGATGCCCttgtaaacaattaaaatttgtaaaaattgaagcaacatatattataatatatagtcCATGATCATCATTTCCTTTGTGTTGGTCTTCACAGTTCACATCCATGATCCATCACATGTGATTGTGATcttcttttctaatttctcattttttaataCTGTTTCTTCCCCATTATGGACTCTTTTATCTTGGACTCGGTAACCATACAAGTGACCCTTCGTGTCTCCCATCTTTTATtcctatttttaatatattttcttaaggAAAACTACTGGATTTGGAAAGTCTACTCtgcaattatatttttaaaatggagCCGTgaataatttagttatatatatagtacgacttattattatatagaattCACATGGGCCTCGATTCTTTAGAGACGTGTTCTTTCCcgaaatagattttaaaatttgaagttaCTTCTTATAGGTCGTTTAGAAACAGAAGTATATAACCTTCTTTGAAGaatccaaaacacaaaaaaccaatGAAAACCTGAACAACCagaagaaacaacacaaaagagagatgCTAAAACGATAAgtagtgatgatgataatacAAAACAGAAACGATTATGAAAAATGACACGAATCCAATACGTAATTAAAGAGATATATCTTATAAAATCCATGAAGgttagatgatatatatgacacCTTttctaaaggaaaaaaagttagATATGTATAGCAAGTTCGTAGGCTTTGTATAACTTTCCATTAACTCCAcggtaaaatatataacaaaagtaaaataaatccaaCAATAAAAAGAGTACGTAGATAAAACCACGATAAAGAACAAGAATCTATGTCATGcccatatatttttattttgtatctagAAGAATTAAAGGTGTTACAAGAGTAGTTGAACTCTTAAGAAAAGATCCTGTCTAGTTGATTGGAGATCTCACGatgcaaatttttatttaaaaaaaaaaaaaaaaaaaacaaattatggttTGAAGAAAGCTTCGAGGCAAAGAAAGATTGTGAGTCTAATTAAACTATAAATCCTTTTAATTTGCTTTTCTTATAAAGAACTATTTATCGTAGTAAATGCATGTGAAGTGAATGGTTGCATTGCACTCTTACACGCAATCCAATTGCAAACCATGTGGTCTGGATCAAAGGTTCTCACTGGAAGAGAATATAGTTGTCAATTATTGGCTCTGCTTGAGCAACGTATGTCAGACTCAGACATATTACTTTGGCTAGAAACTAAAAATATAGTACATCATATCCTGTTCCTCTTTACATTCTGCATTATTGCTTAGCTACAAACACTCTCCGTCTAAGGCAACGGATACATACTATTTGGGCTCAAACATTTTGGGCCTTATTGGACTCAAATCTTAGTTACCTTATTTAGCGTTCTTTTCAAGTTTTGTGGTTAGACCGCACAATTTACAAATTAAACCGGGTTCTAATTAAATCCCCGAAACgcaatcaaataagaaaaatatgtgaacCGGTCGATCTATTCCAACTAAAATCTTGACGGCCGTCTCTAAAGCCTCCGTTGGACTTTTCAGTTCACCGTCGCTTTATCGCCTCTCTGATTCATTCAACCACCATCTCTACTTCACTGACTCATCACTATTCGTGAGTTTGATTATCTTCTGAGAGTTCATCTGAAACCTTGAGGTGGGAGTCGTCGGaaggtttcaactttcaagagCCCCCTGATTGTATGTATGTTGAGGTACATAAATGAAATCAATTTCCTCTGAATAATCTCATCTTCCCTCgaaaatttaatgaaatttgAAACCTTTTCACTGTTCAGACAGGTTCCGACCTGCAAAGGTGGGCGCTTTAAACGAGTTTTGAAGTCCGTCGGAGCTATAGTCCGAGAATTCTCAGTATCTGCGTATTCTCAAGATCGTGtgagtgaaagtaaagagattgATGATGTTCACACACTTTTCAGATACTGCACTAATGTGCAATCAGCGAAATGCCTTCACGCACGTCTCGTTGTATCTGAAGCGATCAGAAACGTTTGTATCTCGGCTAAACTCGTTAACCACTATTGTTACCTTGGGAACGTTGCGTTGGCTAGGCATACGTTTGATCATATCGAGAACAGAGATGTTTATGCTTGGAACTCGATGATCTCTGGTTATAGCCGTGCGGGAGATTCTTCAGGGGTTATTAGGTGTTTTAGTCTGTTTATGTCAAGTTCTGGACTTGGACCTGATTACCGAACTTTCCCTTCCGTTTTGAAAGCTTGTAGGAATGTGATTGATGGGGATAAGATTCATTGCTTGGCTTTGAAGTTTGGGTTTTTATGGGATGTCTATGTTGCTGCTTCCTTGATTCATTTGTATTGT from the Camelina sativa cultivar DH55 chromosome 12, Cs, whole genome shotgun sequence genome contains:
- the LOC104733151 gene encoding ABSCISIC ACID-INSENSITIVE 5-like protein 6, with product MNMEELLKNIWTAEESHSLMGNNTGFNNINNGGNNGNAAINNNNGGVSVVGVGGETGGGFFNGGSLQRQGSLTLPRTISQRTVDDVWKELMKEDDIGNGVGNVGTSGIPQRQQTLGEMTLEQFLLRAGVVREEPPQVQQPVNNFNGGFYGFGSNAGLGTTPNVIGANQPHSFAGNGAVVRPDMLTAQTQPLQMQQSQRVQQPQPLIQKQERPFPKQTTIAFSNTVDAVNRSLPVTQFQEVKPSILGKRDYPMDNNLLQAVDFKTGVTVAAVSPGSQMSPDLTPKSALDASLSPVPYMFGRVRKTGAVLEKVIERRQKRMIKNRESAARSRARKQAYTMELEAEIAQLKELNEELQKKQVAIMEKQKNQLLEPLRQPMGCKRQCLRRTLTGPW